CGAAGCTTAACGTTCCTAAAGGGAGAATTCCTCCCGTTTGAAGCATCTGCTGAGTTGATAAagtagaaaagacaaaaacactcagCAACTTCACCACCCACATTTAAAACAGGATCTCTCCAGTGTTTACATAGTCATCCACAAAGgattaacatttatttcagcgcaaaaaaaaaaaacaaccgcCCACTTCAGCCCTGTGgagaaaaacacttaaaagaaaGTTTCTTAAAGGAAAAGCTGAAGTTGAGATTCAATCGTCACtttaacaacaaacacactgtcCTCACATTACACTGTTATTCAGGGATGGGCCCATTTTAACTCTTTTACCAATCTGCTCAACTACAGagcatattaaataaaaaagcaactTTACtaagcacacatacagtagtcACTCTTAAATTCAGTCAAGGGTTGTAAAGATAAATGAATGGTTGACACTGGTTTCAGTAGAAAACTCAGCTTTACCTCAGTATTTCACTCCTTGGCTTTCTTCTCACTGTTTTGGAGTTTTTCCACTATTTTGCGCTCATGTCCTCCAGGGTTGTGTCTGTTGGTGTTTTCACTGGCCTCCTTCTTTGTCCTGCCTTTACGGGCTGAGCCTTctgtaaaatacacacacacacacagacaaagactcCAGCTTAACAAACAGACCTAAACACACGATTCCCTATTTGTTAAACTAGTTTCAGCCCAGAgatctgccaaaaaaaaaaaaaaagtttctctcACCTGCATATTTGTCGGTTAAGTTGTAATATTCATATTCATCGTAGTTCTCGTCTTCAAACTGGGTGGGCTTCATATTTTTCACGTCGACGTGACTCATGGTTGTTTGTCTAAAAGTTGCTCCAACAAGAACAGTTTGTCAGTAAagagaaacagtaaaaacagcctGACCAAACCCGCTTCTTCAGCTGCCCTGTGCAGAATCACAACAAAATACTTTCTCCAGAGTCCTCAGCGGGTTTTTATACAGGCACATTCAGCTCCACctctgcactcacacacagacactcccCCGGCAGGTttcctttctctgctgcagaaatattgcatcattttcttctgttttcttggAAGTGTCCTAAAACACAGCCATGCATGAGTCATTTTAACTCATCATTTTAACCAGTTTACTAATGTATCCTCACACCAGAATAAATCTCTGCTTTCCTCAGTCATTATATccttatattatatatatttatcattaAATCTACTGGTTCACTGCAAATCCACTGTGTAGACTATTGgctgattttgatttttgttttttaaattacaatataaactgtggttgttgtgactgcaggCATGTCCTACATTTGTCTCCCTGAAGTCTGACCTTCATTTGTGCAGCAGATTAGaccaacactttgtttttatcagcagctgcagtcttCACACAGCCCTGACCTGGATCTGTTGGTCAAACTACCCCACTTCGCACACACCTCAGACTTTAAGGCCAGCTCAgaaaagactgtgtgtgtgtgtgtgtgtgtgtgtgtgtgtgttgttatccCATATCTCAGTCTAATCGTTGTCAAACACCTCGTGATGCTTCCCTTTAAAACAAACTTTGGACTGGACTTTTCTCAGAGTGACAAAGTGTGAGAAGGTAAATGACCTCCAGTGCTCAGATACATTtgaataaaacctgaaaacaaactACAAGAAATGCTTTGTTTGTTCATAGCCCACATGTTTTTGCCCTGgtgctttcacattttatatttttgttttatacacTCATTTTGGATACACAGTATTTCATTTCAATTGTATTttatagaaaaacaaacttaagcTTGACAAatctaaaaaacacattttgtgagAATAGGTATCTAACAGTCTGAGAGGTTTAGATCAGTGTTTCAGGGAACAACACAGAATTTTTAGGGATTTCAGCCTGTGAGGCTGAGTAGGAGCAGATGCtgccttattttattttaaaaacactaaggTTGCCTGGTGCAGCTTCAAACATAAACAGAAGAAATCATGTCACGCTCTGAATTTAAACTCCAGTCATCCTCGCGTCATCACGCTGTAATTACAGGCCTCCGTCATGTGACGGTGAAACACACTTAAGGCTCTGCTCACCAACTCTGCTTTTAGGAACGGACTGGGAAGACAAAAGTCATTTCAGTACTTAAAGTAAACCATTAGCAGCATTAAAACATACTTAAGACTATCAAATTAAAAGCTCTGACAGTCAAAGTTAAGCCTTCACTTTATCATGCCCTGAGATCAGCAGTGAAGATGGTAAGAAACAATATTAGAAGAAGATCTTGGCTCTGAAAGTGAAGTCGCATGATTAAAAATAAGATCAACATGCAGGTGTGTTAAACTCCAGGCCTTCGCTGTCCTGCTTATTTTCTaagtgtgttcagccaatcagaagctggaagatacccaattcactttgtttccccacactccaccctcatcggagatggtatcttccagcttctgattggctgaacacacctgatccaggtaaacAGCAGAAGGTAGAGCAGGgagagttggaaaacaagcaggtcaGTGTCCAAAGGAAAAATACAGCCTGGCATCTGTTCATACAGATactcacaaaaagaaaagacttttGACCTTTTGTCAgcagtatttttaattatttatttatatatttgcctatttgtctgtttgtttgtgaaggACATGTAATTCTTTGTGCAGCAGCACATTTCCTCTAAAATGTAGAGCAGTAAAAgtagaaagcaaaataaaatggaaacaagTATTACAACTCCCTTAAAATTGTACTATATTCTTCCTATCATTGTCTATAGCAGCTATAAAATTTTATATGGGCTATATGGTTATTATAACCACATGGattacaaaaacataataaaggTTAAATAGTTTATGGGGAGAGTTTATGGTGTAAAGTTATGAAAGCAACTTGCTCATGTGGTTGGAAGAAAGGTTTAATGTCATCTGATGATGAGTCACAGCTCCTTCAGCTTCCATCTGTGTCTGGgtgtcttctctctcctcctcccgcGGAGATCCCTCCTCTTGCCTGGAAGACTCAGCACAAAGCTCCTCGCCAGCTCGACATGACTGGCTGCAGGCAGAGAGCCGTACAGCTGAGAGGACAGCCTGCCATAAACACAGCCAACCAGAGGAGGAGGCGTTTCATCAGCTTTTTATTGAAGACACCGCAggagcttttgtttttctcttttcaggaTATTTTCTATGACACTGCTGGCATGCTGTTTCTGTCTCGCCATAGACTcagtactgtaaatatttgcagAACAGCCAGTCGAGCTGCCTGGGCTCACAGCCTGTCCTCACATCTAGATTAGGGCGGATCGATCCAAATATCGATTGTTTCCATACCAACGCAGGTACTGATATCAGACTTACAGTTTGACGTTCAGTACATTTGTGTAAACACCTCTGCTCCCTTCACATCCTGCATGCAGGCTTTGCTCCTGGCCCTGCTCCCCTGCTCTCCCCTGCCATCAGCTGCAGGGAGCACGATGGCatcataaataaacacaaaaagagaacTCACAGGTAgcgaagagaggagaggaggcaaAGAATAACCAGGAGGCTTCTGTACAGgagtgaaaataatatttttatataatattttactcatttaataggagaaaaaataaatcttggCCTGTGTCCTATTTTAATGAGCAAAACATTCTGGACTTAATGAGAAAGTTCAATTCGTTATAGTTCATTACAGTTATTAGGCAGTATGGCACACCTTCAGTCTGTATGTGCAGGTATTTGTGTGGAGGTGTATTGCCCTGTCAGGGTGTGTGTTGGTGAGTCCAAACACACGTTTCACACAACCGGTGTACTACACACAGCACTGTATACAGATAAGCTATCACCCATTGGGCTGTGAGCTGACTTACACTGACTGCAATGAGGACTTTCTTTTATCTCACCACACATgatatacattttaaatctaGCTTTTATTGGCTGTGCACTTAGAGACTCCTCATTAAGTAATTCATGAGTTAAATCTAAAAACCAAAAAGTAGTTgttttgtaaatatgtatttttacagACTGTCTTCTGTTTTAGGCTCAAACATGTTAATCATTTATTAACAGGATGTTTATCTACCAACTGGTCTCAAAGTGTGATGATAGCGCAGTTTGTACATGGCATCTGGCACACAGGCCATACAAGCCAAAGGACTATGAACACATCGTGAGGGGAACATGCACTAAAACTAGGCTTCATTCAGGTCCTTCACCTCCCCATGTCCTGGATTAACATTTACTGCATTactgcagaacagaaacactATCATGCCATTACTGAAGCCTAACTTTAAACTGGACATGTTGATGCAAGATGCAaccaaaatgtacattttttcatTGTTCTATTTACATTTGTACTAAGTTAAATTTAGCACATCAACAACTGGCCAAATTCTCgccataaataataaatctgcAGCCTTAAATATTGATAATCCGTTTACAGATggattttgtagttttttgtacTGGAGTAAGATTTTTCAAAAGTTGTTCTTATTAATGTCTTACAACTGATCTGTAAAGCATTAGGAGATGGTTCATTAACCCTTAGTAAAGCCATTAACTACAACTTCTATGTTTATAAAAGGTATCATGTCTGACGCTGTGTGAAGCCTGCAGTTCCACACTTCTCCATGTGGTAGCGCTGTGCACATTAAAGTCGGTTTGTCGCGCTCCCGTTAACATCAGAGAAGAAGCTAATCTGCCTAGTTTGTATTTCggcaataaataaacagcaaaacaaacgtGGTAAGAAGCCTCACTGGTTGTATTACGGAAAAGATAACGTCTGTAATGTGTATTGAGTGAACAGAGTGGAAAAATATAGCGCTACTGTTTTTACTGGATGGGCACAAATCTCACAGTGTAGCCGACAGGTTAACATTAGCAAACAAACCCAGATGCTAACGCAGTCAGACAAGCTAGTGTCTTATTAGCTACAGTGTTATCtggattcattcatttactTCACTAAAGACAACCTTAGTAATTTCGTCAAACTTAATAAAGCGATTTTATGCGTTTTCCACCGTCTAATGCCAGAATGTCATGGTGACTTTACTCACTGTGTCCTCAGTACCAGCGGGACTTAAACAGAACTCCATTCAGAAATCATTTATTTCAGAGATATTGTTTTGTTCACGTAACTAACCAATAACTATAGAGCTTTAATCTAAAAGGCTTGAATCCATTTATTGTTTCAGCTCCCATCTCATGCATAATTTTAATGCAGTgacaaaaatattaacaaaaaaaaaaaccttgcaCCGACTTTGCAAACTCATATCTGCATGTGAAAATCTTTAAGGTACGGAAATGTCAGCTGATACCAAGATCGCAGAGCTTCTCACAGAGCTCCATCAGCTCATCAAACAGACCCAGGTAAGTTAGGAGACATCACACTGTTGTAATGTTGAATCTTCTAATGCATATGAAATAGGCTTCACCTACTCGGTGAGCTATGTGACTTCTCACATTTGATTTTACatagacatacagtataatactCTGTCAGTCGATTAAAATGAACCAGATTCAAATGATCTGTGTCCTCTTTTCAGGAGGAGAGATCACGTAGTGAACACAATCTGCTCAACATTCAGAAAACACACGAGAGGATGCAGACGGAAAACAAAAGTAAGTTGCCGCATCAaacactgttttccttttttttgtgtcacaaagacagaaagtcCTCCCTCCAgcgcacacacatttttttaagcCAAACCTTTTCTgatgtttctcttttcttctccagcttctccatACTACCGGACCAAGCTGAGGGGATTGTACACAACAGCCAAAGCAGATGCTGAGGCAGAGTGCAGGTGAGTGTCCACAATTTAAGTAACATGCTTTGAGTTCTGCTTGGACAAGTTTAGAGTATCAAGTACAGACACATGTCAtacatgtttcatttatttcgCACAGCATTCTGCGTCACGCTCTTGATAAAATTGCAGAGATCAAGTCTTTATTGGAGGAGAGGAGAATAGGTATGTGTGTGaagaaaacatatatttataaaagTCTACCATGGTCTGCAACTGaatttgtgtcttttcttttttttttttttttttaatttttaaaatttacaattcatttattgattttgCAGCTGCTAAGATGGCTGGGGTTTACAGTGACACCGACCCACCCCGGAAGACAATGAGACGCGGCGTCCTCATGACGCTCCTCCAGCAGTCTGCCATGACGCTTCCTCTGTGGATCGGAAAGCCGGGGGAGAGGTAGCTGCTGCTTGTCCGCGATTGTCTGCTGAGTTTTCTTTACAACTTGTGAAGTGACACATGGTTACTAGATCATTAGGTTCAACAGGCTGTGTTCTAATAATATACACTGAGGCTGAAAGGTCAACAAATGTCAATTTACACACTGTATTGCAAAATGTAGACAGCAATACTCTCTTTCACTTGGGGCTTTGAATATATTCTGGTACCCAAATACATTTAAACCTTTAGTTCACAGCAAAATCCACTTCACAGAGAAGCCGCTCTGACAGATGGTAGATATTTGTATGCCACTTTCTAGAGATTCTGCTCTAATTAAAATCATAACTGCTAAAATACCAAGCAGAGATACTTGTACGTTGCAGAAACATAAAACGCCAAATGTTATCTTTCCTTTAATTGCTCTGCATCTTCACCACCCTCAGCCCTCCTCCTCTGTGTGGAGCAACCCCAGCCAGCAGCGACTACGTGGCCAAACAGGGCGACAAAGTGGCAGCGAGGGTAAAAGCTGTGGACGGAGACGAGCAGTGGATCCTGGCTGAGGTGGTCAGCTACAATCACTCTACCAACAAGTAAGAATGTCATGcaattcaaacacacacatcttaaGTTTAAGACTTCTGTGTGTAAAATAATCCAGGTCTGAGGATTTGACATTTGAATGTACTTCAACAGATCTGGCttttcttcccttctctctctaGATACGAGGTGGACGACATTGATGAGGAGGGAAAAGAGTGAGTTTTAAGCTCTAACATTCATCATGAACATCTCAGTCACCTCTGTTCTGTGTCTCCATTTGTAATCCTCCCACCTTTTATTAGTATATGTTGTTGCCCTGTCCTGTATTTTTGCCATATTTGTTAATCTTTATATTAGTTCCTTTAGGGTTAGtattacatgtaaaaaaaaaaaaaaaaaattaaaaaaaatgtataaatatatatcagcCTATCTGAACACTTGAAATTGGTCATGAAGGGACATGTCACCCAGTTCAAGTGTGAATAATTTTCAGACAACAGTGGAGCTTTGTGGTACTGAGGAATACATTCACTCTCAGTTTAAAAAGTAGAATAACATCAGACTCTCATCTCCCACACCATGAAAccaaacaaatgtttatttttgtgatcaggagacacacactgagcagacGGCGCATCATTCCTCTGCCTCAGTGGAAGGCCAACCCAGAGACAGACCCAGAGGCCCTGTTCAGTAAGGACCAGCTGGTGCTGGCCCTCTACCCCCAGACCACCTGTTTCTACCGGGCCCTCATCCACACTCCACCACACAGGGTGAGACTCACAGTTCAGTGGTACTTTTGAGATATACATAATCTAAATATAATTATCAGTAATTGGCAAAATACACAGCCATAATAAGATGAATGACATTTTACACAGTGAGGATGAGCAGGGCAAATCACCAGAGATGTTCTTTATATCATCATATATCCACATATTGGTTGTGCATTGGGAATGGACAGTGCATTTTAGACAGTATTCAAGGCCAattcacttttttcacttttgtgatgttgcagcctgataccgcaattgtttaaattcatttttcccCATCAGTCTAAACTCAGTGCCACGTAATGACAAAGTCAAAACAGAATGTTAGAAAAGTTTGTAAATTTAGTTAAAAGGAAAAActttaccacaggtggactccagtcaaggTGTAGAAATGTCTCAGCAGCGATCAAGAGAAATTAGAAGtgcctgagctaattttcacattGTTACAAAAGGTCTGAAAACTTATGTAAACCTGATATttgagtttttcatttttcatacattttttatacattcctaaaattctgttgtcactttgtcattatgtggtactgagtgtagattaatgagaaaataatgaatttaaataactgtatcaggctgcaacataacaaaagtgaaaaagtgaAGTGGagtactttctgaatgcacagTATAATTCCTTATTTTGAAATGGCAGGTTGCTGCATCTGAAGTTACAGTTGCAAATCTGCATTTTGACAACTGCTGTAAAGTGGCTAGGACTTTGTTTTTTACCAGaacattataatttaaaaagctCACCATCATTTCCTGTTGCTGCAGATTAGAATATCTGTCCAGTGAGGACCGATTACTCTGACACAGGTACAGGCCCTGCACAGGTCTCGTTCCTTTGATGTCTAATTTATAAATGACTGGGGAGATGATAAAACCATTGACGCAGCCAAAACAGACAAACTCAGATACATCCAAAATGTAATTGTCTAAATGACTGTTCTGTTTGaaatcaaacatttctgaatgCTCAAGTCTTATATTTTGAAGCTGCTCCTCACTAACACAACTGTGGCATTTTCCTCAACTTGTACAGTGAGCCAGTAAAACAGGATAATATCCCAAATTCTTTGTAGAAAACTGAGCTAAAATCCTCCAGCAGTGTTTTAATCTCAGACCGTGTATGTTTGCAGCCTCAGGACGACTACTCTGTGTTGTTTGAGGACACGTCGTACGCTGACGGTTACTCACCCCCTCTCAATGTTGCTCAGCGATATGTGGTCGCCTGCAAAGAGAACAAGAAGAAGTGATATCACATATCAGACCAAAAGACTGTGATGACACCTTTTGTGGAGTATTATTATGTTTTGAGCTGGCACTGGTTTCAATTTCTATAGAAGTGTTTGTCACATCTGAAACTATCCCCACAGTAATATCACAAGTTTTTGTTGAAAAGCAAGGGTCTGGTTCAGAATTTGCATAGACTGGTCGTAAAGGtgtctgacaaaacaggaaCGACTGCTGAACAGATTTGTTCAGTTCTTAccatcttttaaataaaaatgcaaaaacatcacCAAGACACAGAAGACAAGAAATTAACTACCAGAACAAAGACTTCAATGTTTcatggaggagaaaaaagaaaagtagaaaaagtTCAACACCTCAAAAATCCAGATGCTGTGATTGGAGCTGTTTGATTATTCTGCCATAAAAGGCCCAACCTGAGGTCCCAAGATGTCTTTTTTACATGTAAAGTCTTAGTGATTACtttgtgaaacaaaaacaagaccagagtgaaaaatatttatGCCTCCTGACTGTGTCTGCATTATGTGTGTTGTAGCTATATTTTAAGTACAGGACGttcagttttaatgtaaaaaatacatttacagtgaggtattagtactttttCTTAAGGAACATTTTATAAATTGTTCCCTCCACAAacagattgatttttttttttttctttctcaatctacactcagtacgAGATAATAACTATGTGTTCAATCTTgatttcatcagaccagagaatcttgttcctcacagtctgagagtccttcaggtgcttttttgcaaactccaagcagctttcatgtgttttgcactgaggagaggtttccATATAGCTGCTCATGAAGCCCGTAACAGTCATCTTAGCATGTGcatgtggaaatgtgtgtgcacatgaataTG
This genomic window from Mastacembelus armatus chromosome 8, fMasArm1.2, whole genome shotgun sequence contains:
- the nupr1b gene encoding nuclear protein 1b, yielding MSHVDVKNMKPTQFEDENYDEYEYYNLTDKYAEGSARKGRTKKEASENTNRHNPGGHERKIVEKLQNSEKKAKE
- the sgf29 gene encoding SAGA-associated factor 29, with the translated sequence MSADTKIAELLTELHQLIKQTQEERSRSEHNLLNIQKTHERMQTENKTSPYYRTKLRGLYTTAKADAEAECSILRHALDKIAEIKSLLEERRIAAKMAGVYSDTDPPRKTMRRGVLMTLLQQSAMTLPLWIGKPGESPPPLCGATPASSDYVAKQGDKVAARVKAVDGDEQWILAEVVSYNHSTNKYEVDDIDEEGKERHTLSRRRIIPLPQWKANPETDPEALFSKDQLVLALYPQTTCFYRALIHTPPHRPQDDYSVLFEDTSYADGYSPPLNVAQRYVVACKENKKK